A stretch of Aphanothece sacrum FPU1 DNA encodes these proteins:
- a CDS encoding Ig-like domain-containing protein, which yields MAITPVNDVPLAQGDDASIAQNAPITIAVLANDSDPEGSPISLTSFNATSTQGGTVIRDENGTPGNLTDDKLIYTPVTGFSGNDSFTYRISDGIDTSTATVSITVTSTSNQPPQAVNDVATATQNTPLTILGATLLSNDTDPNPGDILSITGVSNASNGIVQSDGTNVIFTPAPGFIGQAGFDYSISDGKGGNSSASVNITVNPFLGTAGRDTITGTDLDDILIGGLGADILTGEQGKDKFVYQNIRDAGDIIKDFEINQDKIDLSALLDSLGYGGSNPIADGYLKFGSRGSDAVILIDEDGLTSTKRALPFITVEKVALAAIQDPNNFIF from the coding sequence TTGGCAATTACCCCAGTTAACGATGTTCCTCTAGCCCAAGGTGATGACGCTAGCATTGCTCAGAATGCCCCTATTACCATAGCTGTCCTTGCTAACGACAGTGATCCAGAAGGTAGCCCCATCTCCCTCACTTCTTTTAATGCAACTTCTACTCAAGGCGGGACAGTTATCAGGGACGAAAACGGAACTCCTGGCAACCTCACTGATGACAAACTTATCTACACCCCAGTGACAGGATTCAGCGGTAATGACAGCTTTACCTACAGGATTAGCGACGGTATCGATACTAGCACCGCAACTGTTAGTATTACCGTGACCTCCACCTCCAACCAGCCTCCTCAAGCTGTCAATGATGTCGCTACTGCCACGCAAAATACTCCTCTAACTATTCTTGGGGCTACCCTACTGAGCAACGACACTGACCCAAATCCGGGTGATATTCTTAGCATTACAGGCGTAAGCAATGCCAGCAACGGCATTGTACAGTCGGATGGCACAAACGTCATCTTTACTCCTGCACCTGGCTTCATCGGTCAAGCTGGCTTCGATTACAGCATCAGCGATGGCAAGGGTGGGAACAGCAGTGCCAGCGTCAACATTACCGTCAATCCTTTCCTGGGTACTGCGGGTCGAGATACGATCACGGGAACAGATTTAGATGATATTCTCATTGGCGGTTTGGGGGCTGATATCCTCACAGGGGAGCAAGGCAAAGACAAATTCGTCTATCAAAATATCCGAGATGCTGGAGACATTATCAAAGATTTTGAGATCAATCAAGATAAAATTGACCTCTCCGCTCTGCTCGATAGTCTTGGTTATGGAGGCTCTAACCCCATCGCTGACGGCTACCTCAAGTTTGGTTCGCGGGGTAGTGATGCAGTTATCCTGATTGATGAAGATGGTTTGACTTCGACTAAGCGCGCCTTACCTTTCATCACTGTTGAAAAAGTAGCCTTAGCTGCTATACAAGATCCCAACAACTTCATCTTCTGA